Proteins encoded together in one Asterias rubens chromosome 4, eAstRub1.3, whole genome shotgun sequence window:
- the LOC117289303 gene encoding cytochrome b-c1 complex subunit Rieske, mitochondrial-like: MLAVGTKIGAFAPFISATSQNVASQLRPAVVVAPSLLPTFKIPTDVEKHTNRGMSALAPRSNLKVTSGVQCSSYVRYAHTDIRVPDFSEYRNEGSLDPNKPSSETSMDRRAYSYMMVGAGGVAAAYIAKTMVTDFVSSMSASADVLAMAKIEIKLSEIPEGKNMTFKWRGKPLFVRHRTQAEIDDVVSVDVSSLRHPQQDSERVTNPDWLVVIGVCTHLGCVPIANAGEYGGYYCPCHGSHYDASGRIRKGPAPENLEVPEYIFNGNELVVG, from the exons ATGCTGGCAGTTGGGACAAAAATTGGGGCTTTTGCCCCGTTTATAAGTGCTACCTCACAAAATGTAGCATCACAACTAAGGCCAGCCGTAGTTGTGGCCCCGTCGTTGCTGCCGACTTTCAAGATTCCGACCGACGTGGAGAAGCACACAAACCGGGGAATGAGCGCTCTCGCACCCCGTAGCAACTTGAAAGTGACATCGGGTGTTCAAT GCTCCAGCTATGTCCGATATGCACACACCGACATCAGAGTGCCTGATTTTTCAGAGTACCGCAATGAAGGTTCACTCGATCCAAACAAGCCTTCCAGTGAAACATCAATGGATCGAAGGGCGTACTCCTACATGATGGTCGGTGCCGGTGGTGTGGCCGCAGCATACATAGCCAAGACCATGGTGACAGATTTCGTTAGCAGCATGAGCGCGTCCGCTGACGTTTTGGCTATGGCCAAGATTGAGATCAAGCTCAGCGAGATCCCAGAG GGTAAGAATATGACATTCAAGTGGAGAGGTAAACCCTTGTTCGTACGGCACAGAACCCAGGCCGAGATCGACGATGTCGTTTCGGTGGATGTATCCTCGTTACGCCACCCCCAGCAAGACAGCGAACGCGTGACGAATCCCGATTGGTTGGTGGTTATCGGAGTTTGCACGCATCTCGGCTGCGTGCCCATTGCCAACGCAGGAGAATATGGCGGCTACTACTGCCCGTGCCACGGCTCTCATTATGATGCATCGGGCCGAATCAGGAAGGGACCTGCACCTGAGAATCTAGAAGTCCCAGAATATATTTTTAATGGAAACGAGTTAGTTGTTGGATGA